ATGGAACAACCCCAAAACGAGCAACAACACCAATGGTGCAAAACTGGCCTCAATACCCGCCTCTCGGACAGACTCTTTGAACAGGCTAGCAGGCAGAGAGGGAGACAACATACCACCTATCACAGCAACTACTAGACCCGCGAGAAACCCGGCCAGGGGGCCTGCAACACCCACAAGACCCAGCCCACTACGGTCCCTAGGTATACCTCTCATACTGATAATCGCGCCAAATGTGCCGATGCCGCCGAGCCGTAAGGGCGGGGCAGGAATAAACATGGGAGCTGATACCGGAACACCGACACGCCTAGCAGCCAGAAAATGCCCGCTCTCGTGGATAGCGAGTGGGCCTAGGAGCCCAGCTAGGAACGACACAGCCAACAACATAGTGTTGTGCTCGGTTCCCGTTACCCCAGAGACTCTAGCAAAACCAGTAGCCACATCAAAACCTGCAAGGAGAACCGTGAGTATAGTCGCTAGCGTCAAAAGGAGAACATGCGCCTTTCCGAAACCCTTCCGGATGCGAAGGAAAACAACACCCAGTCCTTCGCTTAGAACGAAAAGTTTAGGCTGGTACCCAGCCTCCTCATACTCGTCTATAAGCGAATCAAAGCACTCTACCCACCCAAGCCTAGGGTAGACAAACGCGCTCCTACCGTCACAGTTGACTACCTCAAAACACTTAGTGAGCATACTACACAGACTGTTCTCTAGATCGTCACTTTGCATATGCTGCTGGGAGCTCATCGAGGAACAACCTCGTCCAGTATTTCTCTACCCTCTTCATACCTTCAAGTAGAACTTGCAGCGGAATAGCTTGGTACTCTCCCCTCCTCGTATACCTCAACACGGTTATAGGCAATACGCCCTCCGCGAGTTCAACTCGAGCCACGAGTACCGGATCCTCGCGTATACGTGGATGTAAGCGAGAAGTGTCTATCAGTGGAGGAGCACCAAGGCTCAACTGTAAGGCACGTGCGCCTATTATCCTGGCTCTCTCGAATCTAGTCAACCATGGCGGCCCAATTTTAACCTCGAAGCGCTTCTCAGCCTCGCTCATACCCGTCACCCTACACGCACTGTAAGTGCGAGGTAAGAGAGGGTGATAAGGAGAGTGGGGAGAAACAAACGAAAATAAACAAGCGCGAAATAGACGAGACATGTCAAAAACTATGGCTAATTGGGTTGGAAACGGGTTTACTCCTCCTCGCCTCCCTTACCCTTCTTCTTCTCCTTCTTTGTCGGAGCAGCGGCAATCACGTCGTCGATCTTTAGGATGGTTGTTGCTGCCTCGGTAGCGCTCTTGAGCACCTGCTCCTTGACGAGGATTGGCTCGATCACATTGATCTTTAGCATATCGTCCGCGATCCTAGCGTTGATGACGTCAATGCCTGCGAACTTCTTGCCCTCTGCGTGCAGCTTCCTGAGGTCCATTAGGGTCTGGAGAGCGTCCATGCCAGCGCTCTCAGCTAGGATCATTGGTATCTCTTCGAGGGCGTCGGCGTAGGCCTCGATGGCCAGCTGCTCCTTGCCACCAACCTTCCTGGCGTACTCGCGTAGCTTCATCGCTAGCTCGACTTCTACCGCGCCGCCACCGGGCACAATCTTTGGCTTCCTCAGGACGTTTCTTAGCACGTGTAGCGCGTCTTGTAGGTTCCTCTCAGCCTCGTCTAGGAGCATGTCGTTGGCGCCGCGTAGCAGGATGGTGACTGCCTTCGGGTTCTTGCACCTCTCAATGAAGATCATCTTGTCGTTGCCGACCTTCCTCTCCTCGACTAGGCCTGCGAAGCCTAGGTCCTCCGGGCTTAGGTCGCGGACACTGCTCACAATCCTAGCGCCAGTGGCTCTCTCTAGCTTCTCGAGGTCACTCCTCTTTACCCTCCTGACGGCCATTATGCCCTTCTTGGCTAGGAAGTGCTGCGCAACCTCGTCAATACCCTTCTGCGTTATGACTACGATGCCCGCGTTCTCGCCTAGCTTGAAGCCCTCCTGCTCAATCCTCTTCTTAGCAACCTCATAGATCCGGTCAACCATCTCCTTGAGGATCCTAGCCTCCTCCTCGAGGAACGCCTTGATCTGCTCGGGGCTCGTGATGTTGATCTTGGCGGTGATCTCTGGCTTCTCGACCTCTAGAGGAGCGTCTAGCAGCACGATGAACGCGTTCTCGACACGCTTCGGCATGCCAGGGTGCACAACCTCCTTGTCTAGGACAATACCGTGGACTAGCCTGCTGTCTAGGAGGCTGCCACCCTTCTTCTTCTCGATCTTGATGTCGTCCAGCCTCACCTCATAGGTGCCATCCGGCTTCTTCTCAGCAACAGTCTTGACCGCCTTGACTGCCATCTCAAGTAGCTTTTCGGATGCCTCGCCAGTGCCGATGTACTTGCTCGAGATGCTGGTCCAAGCGACCTTCTTCAACTCGTTGTCATCCTCGACGTTGACAGGTACGCCCATCTTGTCTAGCTCCTGGAGTGCAAATGCTAGGGCCTTCTTGTAACCCTCGATGATCGTAGTCGGGTGTATGTTCTCCTCGAGGAGTGTCTCGGCGCGATCTAGCAGTGTACCAGCGAGCACCACGGCACTGGTCGTACCGTCGCCTACCTCGGCGTCCTGAGCCTTAGCGACCTCCACTAGGAGCTTTGCAGCTGGGTGCTGAACCTCCATCTCCTTAAGGATCGTCGCGCCGTCGTTGGTGATCGTGACGTCACCAAAGCTATCAACTAGCATCTTGTCAAGGCCTCTTGGGCCGAGGCTGGTCCTTAGTATCTCTGCGATCACCTTGGCTGCTAGTATGTTGCTTCTTAGCGCCTCACGCCCGTAGGTCCTCTGGGTACCCTCCTTAAGCACGAGTACCGGGATGCCATACAGGGCCATTTCTCGTCACCCTCCAAGCCTTCCACGTAGAGCTGTCAGCTCCACTTCTATAAAAGCCTTACCACCGTAATGCTTTTCCTAGAGACGGGGCCCGCGCATCTTCGGGGTCACACCGTGGGCAAGGTATACACGAGCGTAGTGAAGAGGACTGCCAGGCGACTGCTACAGATGTACCCAGATCTGTTCACAACCGACTTTGAGCATAACAAGAAGGTGGTTTCCCAGCTGGTTGAGGTAGAGTCTAAGAAGCTCCGCAACCAGATTGCTGGCTACCTCACCAGGCTCGTAAGGCTAAAGCAGAGGAGCGAGACAAGCTAACCGCACCAGTACCTAGCCTTACACCCCTTTACATCGATTGTTTATCCTGCTGCGGCTAGTGGCCTAGTCGCATCCCCGGCTTCTGTGTTCTTCCGAGGATGTGCCGGTGGACTCTGCACAGTATGAATCGCCTACCAAGCGTTTAAGCTCCCGCTGCTCCCGACGCCTATAGGCGTCTGCCTTGAGAATCGTGATCGTGAT
The Pyrolobus fumarii 1A DNA segment above includes these coding regions:
- a CDS encoding site-2 protease family protein, whose translation is MSSQQHMQSDDLENSLCSMLTKCFEVVNCDGRSAFVYPRLGWVECFDSLIDEYEEAGYQPKLFVLSEGLGVVFLRIRKGFGKAHVLLLTLATILTVLLAGFDVATGFARVSGVTGTEHNTMLLAVSFLAGLLGPLAIHESGHFLAARRVGVPVSAPMFIPAPPLRLGGIGTFGAIISMRGIPRDRSGLGLVGVAGPLAGFLAGLVVAVIGGMLSPSLPASLFKESVREAGIEASFAPLVLLLVLGLFHGGSGEAVIVLHPLAFAAFIVFIVTFLNLLPIGQLDGGHIVYAVFGAEVHNLTSSLVPVLALILALVYPQLSIIAIFAMLAYALHVMIGKGVHPGVLNPVKPLPPRRAALYAGIYVVLLILTFPVPL
- a CDS encoding DNA-directed RNA polymerase subunit K, which codes for MSEAEKRFEVKIGPPWLTRFERARIIGARALQLSLGAPPLIDTSRLHPRIREDPVLVARVELAEGVLPITVLRYTRRGEYQAIPLQVLLEGMKRVEKYWTRLFLDELPAAYAK
- the thsA gene encoding thermosome subunit alpha, translated to MALYGIPVLVLKEGTQRTYGREALRSNILAAKVIAEILRTSLGPRGLDKMLVDSFGDVTITNDGATILKEMEVQHPAAKLLVEVAKAQDAEVGDGTTSAVVLAGTLLDRAETLLEENIHPTTIIEGYKKALAFALQELDKMGVPVNVEDDNELKKVAWTSISSKYIGTGEASEKLLEMAVKAVKTVAEKKPDGTYEVRLDDIKIEKKKGGSLLDSRLVHGIVLDKEVVHPGMPKRVENAFIVLLDAPLEVEKPEITAKINITSPEQIKAFLEEEARILKEMVDRIYEVAKKRIEQEGFKLGENAGIVVITQKGIDEVAQHFLAKKGIMAVRRVKRSDLEKLERATGARIVSSVRDLSPEDLGFAGLVEERKVGNDKMIFIERCKNPKAVTILLRGANDMLLDEAERNLQDALHVLRNVLRKPKIVPGGGAVEVELAMKLREYARKVGGKEQLAIEAYADALEEIPMILAESAGMDALQTLMDLRKLHAEGKKFAGIDVINARIADDMLKINVIEPILVKEQVLKSATEAATTILKIDDVIAAAPTKKEKKKGKGGEEE
- a CDS encoding 30S ribosomal protein S17e produces the protein MGKVYTSVVKRTARRLLQMYPDLFTTDFEHNKKVVSQLVEVESKKLRNQIAGYLTRLVRLKQRSETS